The following DNA comes from Oreochromis niloticus isolate F11D_XX linkage group LG23, O_niloticus_UMD_NMBU, whole genome shotgun sequence.
caaactctaGTTTCCGGTAATGGCGGCCGGTACTacgttttaaaattactcttattaatttttctgggtcacaaaataaacttttaacatattttcaggcgagaaagtagctgtgtaaacatcaaatacctgctcggtttatcaagatatcgcatatttggaaaagtgcttcgacgttttcggagacgtctgttacccaccagctcgatagctagccgggagctcgacggtcactgaagccgcagagaacggcacaactcccggcacatcattttcagatcaccgcggactttcacTACTCGGGTTAAACGTAGTATATAAGTACCTGAGACAACctgaaaatgttattgtttggctttttcagtgttttgtttgttcgtgagtaaatcggtttggctgagattaaagttattagattagattagataaaataaaactttattaatcctccgagtgggttcctccttggtttttatacagctgactaaacgtcaaacagaaaactgattaaacagaagtgtgagatggtcgagaatttatgccagtgtactgttatattttacatagcaaggagcagacggccgagtttattaaactccaccgagacagcagtgacgttaatcagaaggctagaccgtccaatttcactgcCGTTTACTTCTGGCCTACCCGACcgtctgaggacccggcccacttagattgcgaaggccgggtcctcaggaggatgcagcccatgaatttggacacgaccattatgatctgcagacagctgttgtcacgaatgtcgcactcgcttacgtcactgtcatgagacgttctcgcaaaaaatcacggttttagtaacgcagtaacgcagtgttcctacgtgaaagtaacggtaatctaattaccgtttttgcaatagtaatcccttacattactcgttacttgaaaaaagtaatcagattacagtaacgcattacaagtaacgcgttactgcccatctctgattgtaagtgtatatggtccaaatgttgatgatccctcattctttcacagttttttcagtgcactctctgaacacttagatggcacacttgttcttggaggtgacctcaaccttggactaaatgaaaaaatggataggctcaatacagcaggaactcagcgtaattggcagtccacaaatataatcaaacagtatatgagcgactttggtctttgcgatgcatggcgctcccttcaccccaccagtaaggaatatacttttttctcacatgttcatcgcTCCTACTCtcatctggattattttttggtcagcagctcactgctgagtgacatttcagacactgagattcaccctatagctgtcagcgatcatgctcctgtatctttagcactaatgcacaagaataatactacgccaagtaaaaactgcagatttaatagatcactgcttaaagatgaagactttattaaatattttaaaaaagagtggacttcatatttagacttcaATGACACTCCtggaacatcagcttctgttctatgggaagcagggaaagctgtgatgagaggtaaaataatttctttctcatcacataaaaagaaaaaagaaaacaaaaatattcaggaattagaaaaaatcatcaaatcactagaagaagcctacgcgtcccaccaagatggggaaacattgaacaaaatacgcaaaacaaaactagaattaaatgagataattgataaaaaaacaaaattgttagtacaaagactacgcttacaaaattatgaacatagtaataaatccggtcaatttctagcaaaccagctaaaaataaataaataaaaaacaactatatgtgctgttcaagattcatctgggaacacaatatatgaccctgaaagaataaacaacatttttagggatttctataaaatgttgtattcaccacaaataaacccatctaaaaaggaatttgatcagtttttagacaacataactctcccaaaattattagactctcaagcaatggcactggattcgccactgacatcaggtgaactccaggaagccctgataagtatgcccaataataaggctccaggtccagacggctttcctgcagaattctacaaagaattctggatgattctagcaccagttttttacagaacgttgttggaaatcaaagaaaagggcagataaataaacaataaaaggtgaatcaaatagaccattacggcaaggctgggatggtccatttggtaaagtaaatccgttgggcatctttcttcgcctttagacaataattctgatggcaaaagagccaaacgggacaggcaaaaaaaaagaaaaaaaagaaaaaagaaagtttacTGGAAATGTACTTCAACTCGTCTTCCTTAAATCATTACAAAAAAACCTGAACATCAGGATACCAAACTAACCCTGAAGCCATTTCCTACAAGTTGCATATTTAGAGCGTGATACAAAAACAGTTTCACTGAGTTTCAGACTGCATAATCAGTCTAACTAAATAGAGGTGAATTTCTTTGTAACTCACCCAGATCCACCTGGAAAATTGAGGGGCGTGGCCATCCTAATCCAGCCAGATGTAGCCAGTGAAAGGTCTGCAAGGCCTCATCCAAGATGGACCTTTTCAGTGTGTGCACTGAGTTGACCTTTGAACCATTTTTAATTGAATATCTGACTAATATTAAGCTAATATTACCAATAACTGTTTTACAGACCATCTCGGgagtgaaattctagtatttAGTCGATTACTTACCACTAATATATATGTGTCTCTGTATGTTTCACTGATACAGTTTATGAATAAAGCTTGCTGCTTTCATCTCAAGCCTTTCATTGATATAAGGTAACTTATGGCTTCAAAAAATACCACATGACACAGTGATGACCAAAACACCACCATTCAGGGTTTAAAATGTCGAGTCCCAATCCAGTGGGTGATATTACTGTGACTATGTCTGTGTTTTATACTCTCTATGGGTCAAACAACAATATATCAGTCCTGCTTTTTGCCACTTCTCAGCACCACTTTTCCTGAGTCAGTCAGCAACAGAACGGTTTGAACCTTTGCGTGGAAACAAATCAGTTTTCCAGACGTAATGAAATGATTTTCTTCAACTAATAGCTGCAGCACTATACTTGATCAATTATGTATTTgggtttattaaaaaacaaaactaatgacTGGATATGTGTTTGCCTTGCGAGTACAGTTTTAGTTTAGGAGTCAAATATAATCATTTAGCtcttaaaaatatgaaaataaagtGATTGAGTCATAAGCAGACTGTCCTGGGACAAAAGAAACAGATTGGTACAATTATTATGTTACTACTTTATCTTAAAGGTGGTTTGAATGCCATCTCAGCAATAATGTCCGATTGGAGACGAGAGGATGTCATTGTAATCCTCAACCAGAAGAGGATATGAAACAAGCACAAGTTACTATTACTATTTACATTTATACATCTCTATAGATCTATATGGACATTAGTATCAACATAAACAACACAAACTATACAATAATACTTTGACAGATGAATCAGCATCAACAAGCTGTCAGCAATAACACGTCATTGTGTTACTGCCATAACAACCAATCTCAACATAATCAACATAACATGATGTTTAATTCCTTTCAACTTTGATCCTTAATCTTTATCCCCCCCCccgaaaaaaataaaaaaatttggaAGATGCATTATTTGCTATGTAATAGTTTTACTGTGAAGGAAGTTCAACACAGCCCGGCTTCCTTTGAGGTAGCTGTCTCGACAAAACCTAAAACCTCAGATAGAGATAACCAATATCAGGGTAGCTATCAGTTATTATCAGTGTTAAGCCTTGAGTTCTGCTTCAGGCTCATTAAAAAGGGTTGTTTAATGATCTCTAAGAGTGCTGGCTACTCCAGCCAGAGACATCATCAGATAATGACGATGGAAGGGTGATTAAAGTCTATAAAGAACATgaaatttcatttattattcatttaattcATTGTAATTACATAAGAGCCCAGCAGCAGCAAATAGGCACACTGAAACCTGGTGATTTGCCGgggaaaaaactaaataaaaactcaaGATCACTTTGCTctggaaaacaaactttgtgtaTCTTGTACATGTAGCTTGTACATGTACATTAAACCCATACTTTTATTGAATATATTATTTAGATTCATACTCTGCTCATAAAATGACTCAGAATAAAGGCACCTAAAtaatttaaaagcatttttttatgcatttttttttcagactaCCTTTATTTCTGACTTGGAAAGTTAGCCTTTCAGTGCTTCACGTATGATTTCATGTTGTCTGCAGCACTAATTGGTGAAAATGTCTTCGAGCAAAAATCTGTGAATCTGGTGGCGAACGGCCCTGTGGGGTGAGTTGTATAGCCTATCCAATATTTACATACTCAGAGAATCAACATCATATTAGCTTCACCTCTCTATGCTGGCTATGGAGGCAATTTATTAGATATGCAAGTTCACTGAGACTAGAGCACTATGGTTTAGTCTTATGATCCCACTATGTCTGTATTGTCTCATGTGTAGTAAATATGTAAGAAGATATTGTTTCATCATAATTAGTAAATTTAGTAAAATATCATAAAAGTACACAAATTTAGATCAACAATAACATCTAAGCTCAATTCTGCTTGGTGAGCACTACATACAGTATCCAAGCTATATtaacttatttttaattatactttttttttaaagctgcccTCATAAGTTGTTGTGATGTTCATTATTTCAGAACTCAATTGATGTTTAAGACCAGCAGTTAAAGTCCAAAATCCTGGTGGTAAAAAAAGACCATAAAACCACAAATACAGACGTGACTTTGGGGTCATTTGGTCATGACAGGATGGATGTACTGTTGACTTGGAGCTCATTTACAGACCAGTTGATGCAGAAATATCAGGattcacagaaaaagaaaagatgccTGTTCTTTCAATAGGCCAAAAGGACCTACAGTACTTCATTTTTattacacacaaagacagaagttATACACAAACAAAACGTTGCAaaatcaaaatgacaaaatataaTGAATAAAGACTGATCTGGATtactcaaaatgaaaacaacaaagaaaatcaaagaaacATTGATGATTTAACACCCACATTTCATGTCTGCTTCACTTCTCAGCCCATACATGGCGTATAAACAAAAGCGATGCACTTACTTCCTAGAACTACTTTCTCTACTGACACCATTTTCTACATCTGGATACAGTTTTAGATTTAATATGTAATAACTTGCTCTACAACATGTTCAAGCGTGAACTTTTAATTAAtataccaaaaacaaaacagaaaaacctcACATCAAAAATGattaatacattttaacataACATTTTATCAAGGTCACTTTAAAATTTACAACAAATGCCTGCAGAGCCTGCTACAAGTATTTTCTAACAGTGTGCACTGaatcagacaaacaaaacaaaactgatgtcAATGAAGAATTAAACTCACAAAttcaaaattatttaattatttaagtaCACTTTGCTGTGTTCATTATCAGCTCTGCATTTCAAGTAAATTGACTTGGTGTGATGATTTATCATACAGTGGCCCTTTATGCAGTACCTCTGTTCATCCTCTgcctgaaaacacattttaggTCATGTGTCTAAGTCTTTAAGTTTAAATAATGATCATTTGGGACTCTGCCGGGTTCAACACAGCCAGTGGCTAGTAACAAAGTTGATCGGGAAGTTGCTGCTCACCTTGGGCCGCTGACAGAAACAGATCCTCACTAATGACTTATTTGTTTCTGAAAATTCTGCAAGATAAAAACGAGGGAGTACCTTCAAATTCTCATTTTTCTAACGTCACATATTTGTCTATACAACGTCTTGTTCTTCATTGCCATCTGCTGGATAGTTTGTACAACTACAACTAGTGATGATGACAGTAATAAGCAAGAAGCACTCAGGAAACCCAAACTTtagccaaggcagctcactcccTGAGCAACATTTACTTTTAGAGAaatagtattgtattttgtgtaTGTCCATTTTGTTGTCTTTCTTCTTCTACCACATACTCTAAAATTTAAAGTGTAGTAAAAATAACAGATTTTGGGGTCAacttgaaagaaaggcagatgtgaaatgtaaaagtggggtcagaggtcaagtgtGACATATTTAGAGACCCCGTATAATACTTCTCAATATTTGTTATTTGTTATCATTACAAAAAATGGCAGTAAGAAACATAGTTTAAATAGCATTATTATCACTATGACCTTGAGATTAATCTACTGACATGTTGACCTCCTGAATTTTGAGCGTCACATAATTTCCCATCTGTCTTTTCTCTAAAGAAGCAGTTTCATCTTCTTCCTGAGTTTCTCTTctgcaacggcatagaggaaAGGGttgatgcagctgtgcagcagagCCAGGCAGTGGGTTGCAACCAAGGCTGTATTTAACGACCTCCTCATATCACAGTCATACTGCACCACATCAGCCCACAGCAGTATGTCTATCACCATGGTTATCTGGTATGGTGTCCAGAGGAGCAGAAACACAATCACGATGGTTATGATCACCCGCATGGCTCGGTGCTTCTGGAAACCACGAGTGAGCAGCAGCCGTGAAACAGTGATGCTGTAGCAGGAGATCATGACAATCGCAGGGACCAAAAAGCCAAAAACATGAATGAACCCCTGAATCGTGAGCCTCCATGCTGTAGAGATGCCGATGTCAAAGCTATCAAAGTGAATGAAAAGAGCAGGCACAGCAAGGGCACAACCGAAAACCCACACCACTGTGCAAAGGATCCTGCTGCAATTCTTTTGGTGACTCTTGAGTGTCTCCCTGGCGTGCACAATCACAAGGTAACGATCGATGCTAATACAGGTGAGGAAGATGATGCTGGTGTAGAAGTTTGCGTCCATGACGATGTGGAGGAGTTTCCAAAGGAAGTCTCCTAAGAGCCATCCTCGAGTTAGTGCTGCAACACAGAATTGAAGCGTTAAAGCCAGCAGTCCATCTGCTATGGTCAGGTGGAACAGGTACACATCTGATGGAGCCAAAATTTCTTGGCTGGTTCTGATCACCCATCCTACCAGCAGGTTTCCGAGTATGGCCAATACAGAGATGACTGTGAAGATGACATACAGGATCACAACTGCTGTAGGTTCCAGAGGTTCATATTCACACATTAAGGTATCTGGATCTGGAGAGAATGATCCACTGGATTCGTTGTAATTATAGGAATCATTGTTCCAAAAGAAATAATCTTCAAAGGCATAGAAAATTGACATGGCTGTGGACAGAAATAAAAGCAATGATTCAGCCAAAAGTAAATCTACAAAGAGGGGGAAAACAACAAGTTGCTGATTTTGACGGACCCCAAATTCTAACACACATCAACACTATCGTGGCTTAGGTGGGCATTTGGTGATGCCAGGATGAGTAAAAAAAGACAGGTGACAAGGCCCTGCTTACCTACTCACCTATGTGCAGCAGACGATCAAAAATTCACAAAGGAgacaagaaaaacagcaaagagaGCAAAAGGACAATAAACCCTGATTTCTCTGTGACATCCCTTTTTGTACTACACCAAGTAGAATTCGTGCAGATAGCAACAGCTTTGcaaacacatttcctgtttctgccatATGTGTGAAGCAGGCAAGACtgggttttgtattttgtaacttagcaatatttttgtaatttagtTTCGCTGTCTGGTTCCTCAAACTGTGAGGAACTCGAAACCAAACTAACTGGGAGAACACACAGCTGGAGAGAGAGATCACAACAACAAGAGGGagactgaggacttaaatacacatacacacacaggatAACGAGGCTGGGCGACAGGTGGgaacaggggaagcaaaactgaacataatcCACACAGGACAatagactatcaaaataagacaggaaacagacaggctcagggaggggcggccatctgccttGACCGGTGGGATGATAAGAGGAAGACagtacaaagacatgctgtgaaagAGATCCAGAGATGATGACATTTAAAAGAAGATGATTATGGATTATAAAGAGATGAAAGGTTTAATCTCCTAGGACCttgcgtccacatatgtggacatcacattttaggttgtctagaccaggggtggccAACTCCGGGCCtcaagagccggtgtcctgcaggttttagatatcaccctgggtcaaaaCACCTGAGTCAAATGATTAGTtaattaccaggcctctggacaacttcaagaaatgttgaggaggtaatttagccatttaaatcagcagtgatggatcaaggacacatctaaaacctacaGGACACCAGctctcaaggcctggagttggccacgCCTGGTCTAGACCACagtactaaattttgctctacaagtatggaggaccacaagagccacgcgcatcgaaataaagaattctgtgcttaaataatgaattgtagaataaattctgcatttgtaaattaatttttgaattccaatttaataaactgcatttcaaaatccatttccctttattgttcgctcagggattaacttaaatttaaaatgaatgtcctcatatgtgatatcaggcccttgtagagcaaaatcaGGTCAAAagataattctttgtttttacattcatcaggtcccaatcagcccaaatagcaatgagaaaataaaaatgcatgccatgaaagagttcgggtcttaggaggttaatgttCACTTTTAATGATTCGGTGAAGATGTCAAGGGCCAGCTATGCATGAATTAAGTCTAATAAAGTGGACCATTCCTTTAACCCTACAGTCAGATTTTgaatttgattgattgattgattatactttattcatcccgagggaaattgggttaaggctgccagccgtgccagcgccgtcttacccatccgaccatacatagattacacaaacatcatatggggaagacaggtcagaggggtataacatggaaaagcacaacatgaggaaagataaggagaaaaaataactccccccagactgagctccaacagggagatcagtttgagaacagaaaaaaaaacacctctgcacatagcacatgaaaaaaactcttaatacaccaaagaaacacatgacaagcaacagggatgggtgaagggtgagagacagccaatgtagacagtacatccgggcctgcagcctatgcgctggtctccttgatccaccgtcagcatcggaggGGAATaggcgtcgaaggcgtttggagagggaggggggatgagtgtacatcGCCATGTGTAtatgcaggggcggatctagaagggtggcatggggtggcaagtgccaccctaaaatgatcccttgccaccccaagtgccaccccagttttgcatatgacagtgttgtttattaaaataagatagcattaacactttgagcgtagttacagtcaacagtgaatataattgctaaaactaaatatattgcatagtgttccccccctccaccattaacaaatggttcagcccatagcaggatcggcttttttcttgttttcagtagcaagcgatgtttatgattgtgccagagcacattttgaacaacaccatgggaatttcgctttttacacaggtggttggatgttacactctggaaatggaaggaaggtgagtgttattaaccctctgtggtccacagaCACGGTGCACCTCCAAATCATatgactgatgtaagctgacgtagcaacaagctgcagccacgctgagtctctatttcagcccacattgaaagttcggacttcaaagtttttaaattttaattacaggccagtaaatccagagttatgataatatatataagccacgcttttttctaaatactgtcgtcacgtttttgtgtgtgtgtgtgtgtgttttaagcgttttgtaaggacagcgcgaaaacagtaaagaaaggggaaaaaagccacctctttcctatcggtggaaaaatgtaccatgtcgaccaattaaaaaaaagtcaacatgtgggatttggttgtttaggaagaggggagagttttgggagtgacggtaacggcagcgagacagagcgagtttttggatgtgggagatttgtgacattaagtgtggagtgtatacttagtgtgttgtgttgtcttgtgtagttgttctgttgtgtagtcgttttgttttgtgtgtcagtgagggcactaatgaatgtcacaaaggcacatttgcaatgtaaacactgtcactaagtagaaaaccagcggagtgatacacctcctgttgtcaggcctgcgggtttatccctgtgctgttctgtcttttggtggacaaactttttttttttactggcacacatcatttgtggggcatcttattgcgacacctgactgttctctcattttagttttagtaatatttttaaatggttgtacaaaatggaaaaaaaacggcaggtgtattggctgcatttttagataaatagttgtatatgtttacaaaagtacaatttatatttgcatttcaagttataaaaatttactcaacatgtctgtgggggtttttttttacagtaaataaatactactaggattttaagttctttgtgtgatttcagtaatactaatgcagtatgtcagtgaaaaaaacaactaaattcagttgagctgaaaagaatgataccaaacaaggtaagggggaaaaaaataaaatgaaacaatttgagggtgaaatacaaacgtaaactcaaaaggagtcaaaaatggccggttgtatttcagacctcagtgggttaatccaacaaatcatggaaaattaggtttaaatttttgttcatgacagtgcagatttctgacattttgtgtaatttaagcatgtaacaatgtgattgttttctaacaaaaaacagtgtgaaacttaagttagacctgtgtttgtaaatgaaccgccccatgttgtgtagctttctggattttatacttattgggctacatatttatttattatacaggctatacagtacatagcatcaaaactcacatgttttatgtaattaaagtgtgtaattatgtgggctacagacaataattaagttatagattatatttatatgaaaaacgtgtatacttactgcatttgaattattttaaccatatgtaactacctgcatatgtgtttgaaaaaaaaaaggctttgattttgccacgccatttgatttctttgccaccctaagaaaatttctctagatccgcccctgtgtatatgtctgtgtgtgtgtgtgtgtgtgtgtgtgtatgtccagagttcagctgagacagtgtccttcgccctgccaggctaagtaaacagtcttccagccaacccaggtgaccttgcatagaatgggaagaacagttgttatcagggtgttgttgttcagctccagccttgagaccgcagctggcaCCGAAGGGGTCTCCACATGAAGTGATgatggtttttactttagtgcgaacaactcatatgaatttcaaagctgttctaacagtccaacactggtctctcagtctcccgttggagagccgtgagctttcTATGATGTTATCCAAACTTCCGttccgtgatgttgtcattcttgtgctcaagagcaggttctgagaactcacgactgCAGTGCGCTTCCCAAGACGTGATCCAatttgcactcagaggtcttattctgagtattcacggcagccgtgcggttctccaagatcttatccgtgctgcactcaatgagcccatttcgAGAAACTCGtgcctcgtcccatcgtttcaatcccagcgggcagccttgtgggggtttgaacagcacacaaatttaaaaactgtaaggataaaatataatttattacatttaaacagttaaaaaaaaatataaaatagattaaaacagCCCTGGCCAGGGGAcaacaataaaaatcaataaaacacaacGTTAAAAGTCCAGTGGCGTCCGCCACGGTATAAGAGTCACTAATAACAAATCCGGTGAAGCAATACAGGGAGGGAATCCGGCGGCGTCCTCGCCTTCCTCTCCGCGTTCTGCGCCCCGATGCGCTAAAAAAGGAAAGGCAGCAGCAGTCACTACTCTTTTAGGGAGTTATCATTCATTAAAAAGGGGACAAGTCAAAAAGACTTACCCCGGGTGGGCAGAGAGCTCTCAACTCTGCCCGCCGCTTCCTTGTAAATGGCACTGGCCTGCCTCGCCGCCTCTAATTCTTCGCAGACGCTTAATCTGGGCTTCCGTTGCTGCAGCAGTCGGACCGCTCGCCCCGCGTCGCTGGCTTTCCCTCCTTTCACGCCAAGCTCTACCAGTCTCTCTGCGGGCTTGCAGGCGCCACCGCCTGACACCATTCGCTACGCCATCGCTGCCGCTCTGTCTCTGCCCCCTTCACTGGCGCCAACTCCGGCGCCGCCGGCGCTTGCGGCCGTCAGCTGCCACTTCTAGACCGCCATCACTGCTACACTCTCTTTCAGGCCTCTTGTTTGTCGTCTGGTAGGCCCTCTTATTGGCCTCCGGGAACCTCGCAGGTGTATATGGTTCATAATCAGGGAGGGGCGGAGTCTTTCCGGACAAGTCACcgataaatacaataaaacatgcaacaaaactcataaaaataaaacactgtacaatattaaagtaaaacacagcaaaacatgcACCAAAAACTCACAGTAACTTGTCCATTTCCACCCCGTGacaggtagatatcttcagcactcaggctcaccccagcccagacttctcgttgagaaggggtgcattcagagaccagttgatcaaatccataattcctcttttaggttttagagaacagactgtgagagagtgttccagggaaaagtaatacaaaaaacacgagactagacaaggacacaagaggctaagcaggtaagctaagggagaggaggaggaggaaaaaaagtgcgaaCGCCTTCGCCAAGAGCAAGGAATTTCTTACATTTCTAAACTTTCTAAACTTTTTTAAGGATAAAATTAATCCAAAACAATACCTCCCGATCCTTATTGACATCCCTTACCCAAACAATGTTTCAAATTCATTTATGCCAGGCTCTGCAGATGAGCTTTTAAGTACTCCGGTGCAACTGAAGTATTCTTCAAGGCATGTTGATAGCATACATCCAAAATTTCTGTGTCAGGTTCTGAATGTCACTGCCCCTTGGTTGCTTTTCAAAATCAACACTTCTTTGTCCTCTAAAAAATCTGGCCAACAATTGTAGAACAATCTAAAAACTCTTGGAGAAGTTTCTTTGTCTTCAGCTTCTTGAAGCAATATGTCAGAACAACGTGTTTGAAGCATTTAAGACAGGTTTTAAACAGCAAAACAGTACAGCGACTGTTCTTTTTAGGGTTTATGATAGTATCTTAAGAACTGCTGATGCTGGCCAGTGTTCAGTTCTTTACTACTTGACCTAAATGAAGCATTTAATTAAAGGCTGCAGCTATCAGTTATTTTAGTAATCTAATCTAGTAATAGATTAAATAATTCATTTAATCTATGAATTATTCCATTGATTAATCAGATAATAAATACTTTTCTTATAAATGAGCAATTATAAATATTCAAAAGAGAAGAACAGTGTCATggccagtgttgggactaacgcgttattaagtaacgcgttacagtaactacgttattattgtggtaacgagcacggtaactagttattatgccaaaacc
Coding sequences within:
- the LOC100709945 gene encoding C-X-C chemokine receptor type 2 is translated as MSIFYAFEDYFFWNNDSYNYNESSGSFSPDPDTLMCEYEPLEPTAVVILYVIFTVISVLAILGNLLVGWVIRTSQEILAPSDVYLFHLTIADGLLALTLQFCVAALTRGWLLGDFLWKLLHIVMDANFYTSIIFLTCISIDRYLVIVHARETLKSHQKNCSRILCTVVWVFGCALAVPALFIHFDSFDIGISTAWRLTIQGFIHVFGFLVPAIVMISCYSITVSRLLLTRGFQKHRAMRVIITIVIVFLLLWTPYQITMVIDILLWADVVQYDCDMRRSLNTALVATHCLALLHSCINPFLYAVAEEKLRKKMKLLL